The genomic segment caaaaaatgacaCATTAACCAAAATGCATGGCTAATGTCGACATTATCCAAATGTTAACATTACCtgtaacacatatatatatatatatataattttacataaatatagttttGATAAAACCTCTATAACCtcaaaatattgtatgtacGCCCCGGTatgataatcattaatcaaaaaTGGCCTATTCATTATTCCATTCAATAATATCTATGAATAGTCCCATATACAAAACAGGAAAGGGAATTAGAACCGCTTACACACGCCTCTGACGtcatatttcttatatatttatagaagatGCATTGTCGAACAGAAGACGTGTGTGCAGAGGTTCGGGGGGACATTTTACCGAGGCTACCTAgcattaaaatttattgtatacataattatcatttataatcttagtccgtgattgtCGGCTTGTTATCAACCGGCTACCAAAACGCCCGAAACCAACgatgttatttttagattataaacaaataacaaatatatataaaaataaggctataacaaaatgtaataaataataatataatacaattttattttatttcatcattattagaAATGGATCTATgacttttaatttgttaatttaaaaatataccaataacgTTTTACAAATGAAGGTGTAAGCAGCGCACCACGTCACTGATTGACATAAAGTTTATGCAATGGACGATGGTCAAAAATCgaaaacaatatataggtatatctgcACAAAACTACCAATcacaaacgatttttttttctttctttttttatgcTTGGAACTTATTGTAATAGCACGTCATCGATAttgatagttaaatataaagttgtcctgttatgtatatacatttaaaaatcttattttaatagattaagtaattattgatttaaataaaataagcaaaataataacttatgaaattaatatgttatttataaataatgaaatgggtgttttaatattaattatatgttgaAAAAGTCTTTTAATGCTGGCTTGAGTCACagcctttttaaaatttaaatagggaacataatttttgttatgGGCCTCCACATGAGTTTTTCTCAGTGAGACCCAGTAATtattcgatattaatttaaataaaaaaaaaatataataattatacgtgtTCTCAGGGAAGTTGGaagtttttaaacttataactcGGTTTAAAGgactaatattgtatatttgtatttactattagtCATTAGATGCCTACTCATTAGTCATGACTCATTTACAACAACACCGTTGTTATTGCATATAAagaaaaattcgaaaaatttcACAAAAAGATAATCATCAATTttaccaattataataaaattatgttgtatcATACAAATTACGAGGAAACtgtttttgtttgatttaacCTTAGTGGCTTAGTCCCTGCgtcatataggtacacaataaatgGATAAACCTATAACGAAATGCGTGCGACCATCACTATAAAATGTCGATGTGATATTTGACATGCGCGtagaataatgtatataagggttattgttataataatagtacgtgacgatcatattattattattattaaatattgacgaACCGCCATATATAGTAgtcgtatgtatgtatgtatgtatgtatgtatgtatgtatgtatgtatatactatatgtctatatattatattatgtttgaacgCATGACGGGTGGGCGACTAAATAAACAAGTATAAATTTTGCGACTGGGGTAAATcgattttttgtcaaaaatataaatctgtCGACCTAAACCTCCGTTACACGCACAACAAATTCACCGACGATTCACAACGGTTGAACGGTCCCTTGTGTCGTGTGTATagcgtataggtattattttatataagcaaCAGTTGTGGCAGTGCTTGTACAGTGTACCTACATACtagctttaaaatattattaaatacctacataataaaatatgtactacgTTGGAGTGTATCATCGTGTATGTTCTCGTTTATACATTCacacacctataatataatatattataaaaaaatgttattacttattatacatattgattatacctacccatattacctatttaactaaatactaacataatattcaactgTTTATGATAGTATACGAAATCGATAGTACGAAATTAATGAGTACATATTTTCACCGtaccttaaaaaataatgaaaattttactaaaatgaataacaattataaaaattaacaatggtataatcataaaatattgcaggacaatataatattttattattttttcaaaagtttttccCCATTATTTGGAAAATTACTGGGCATTTTTACTCTTGACTCCCCAAAGTCAAAGTTTCaatttgatccaattttctacctcAAATCACCCTCAAAGATTTGAAGCATTTTAACTGCTACAAAAGGTAATGACTGAAAACacactaaaaaaaaccaaaatattcattattatcttaaacaaatagtaccttgtacctatttaggtagtaggtagtaattgtatcataataaaatatttccaaaattagTAACTAAAAGacattaaacatacctatagtTTGGTCAAAGCAATGCGAAAGCAGTTTCGTCTCCGGTTCTCGGTTcaaacaggaaaaaaaatacctatatatagttattattgtattatatatgttttctGTTTGGCGCGTAGTAGTCACTGTGTACAGTTTACCTAaaaataccatccattatagttCAACTATATGCGTTCTTacagaatttatttaattatgtaagataaataaaaccattgaacttattatttagtatttaggtataggtacctacaacctatTTACAGTGTTTACTACAACATCtctaacatatttaaaatctcAAACTGTATATTgtgatatctaaaaataaacaatatgttatttacaataaaagtatgtatctaataatacaatagttataatattatataatacacacatagttataatataatatattatacatttatatttgatcACAGCTTCCATCATTCCACCCGTCCCTCCATCTTTCGTTTACTCTGTTAcaatcaaaaattgattttccaattttttgatttacatcATTGTGTATAGAACACAGCCATTCAGATAATGTATTTTGTGAGTTAGTCACTGGTGGTCGTTGGGTCAACCTATTAATGAAAACACTAGATCGGtacttgaaaaatgtatatatttaccaGGTATATTAGGCGTATTTATTTTgacctatattactattactcGCACtcaaggtaggtacctactaacctaCAAATAAGTTCTAGTGTTCtacaacatcataatatatgtgtgtaacTTACAGATGAGAAAAATCACGACCACATGCTTGACAAGGATACAGACGGGCGAgtagtttaaaaaattgatatatatcTTCCTGTTTCTGGGGTGAAGGTTCGTCCGGATAGTTTGCCACCATAGTATGAAGCAAATTCCAGGTATGATATcctatacacaaaaatattttaagtttaaaaaaaaacgtttcgtAATTTTAAACATTCTAGGATctgttcaaaatgtaaaaaacgttTATAGTTTATCAGCTATATACTGGGTTTAGGTCCCTCTATATACGTGTGTACAGAATACCTTATAACTCCATTGTGTTCGTTCAGCTGTTCTATCGATTCGTTGCTGtggttaccaatattataaattttgggGAAAGTGTGAGtccagatattataatttataagaaataaatatagaagTGATTGGTCATAATAGTTAACACAATTAAGTAAAGTAAGGAAAGTCTACTCTGTATATAAACGtacttttaaagtattttgTAGCTTTGCTTGCTCAATAAATCGTTCTTATAACCATGCTATTTATactcactattttatttttttgtctgcaTTATCATAGGAAATGAAGTCATAGCCAAATGAGTAatctcaattttaatattagaactaataactcaaaaaaaaaataaaactaaattattgtgtaaaaaataggaatgaatatgaaataaattaaaataatgtttagtaggtactaggtactataaggtactaggtagtatatCAACATATAACGATAACCTTACATTTATCATACATCAATACTTAATAGTATgtctcttatatatatatatataggatataAGTCTTATtcttgtatcataatataatattataatatattcgcaaTATGTACCCACCTATCTACACTACCCATTTATTCTATCTCTGCATAGGCGGATTTTTGGTCATATCCGTGGGGGGCTTAACATTTTTGTCTTATCCATTACGTAGagtaaacatacatttttaaacgtttcAATATACTAACTAGTGGCTGCACAGTACTCCTTTATTCTAGCAGAGGCAccaatagtatatataggtatattaaaatacacaatttattttgacataTGTGTGGTTTGTTACATTCAGGGGGGCTTAATCCCTCCCAAGCTCCCCTCCAATATCAGCCTATGTATCtctgtagttatatattacacATGTTATTACCCAAGCGGCCAAGACGCCAAGTAAatgaatgttattatttatctaattcacataagttgtaaaataaattacaaatcaaactaaatactcataatttgtataaaaaccgGGAATTTAACACTCAcgtagtattacatttttttctaaagtcaaaaatttgaaacatcagttaaaaacaaatattttttcattacttACATACTTTtaggtagatatttaaaaaataattatgtaaacttatattataaaactacaaaCTTTTGTGGATTGTGGAATAACTATTGTTAATgcaacttaatttaaattaatttgatatttttacttacCAAGTTGAACTCTATTCAACGGGCAATTGTGTTCCATTTAAAAAGTGTCCTTcagaaataaaatgtgtttttgaacgtttacaaaatttgaaatcatTACAAATACGATATACACACGTGTTACTATAggcaacaaatatattatacaacttgtgtaacacaattaatatttatttagtatttacgttatactatattatgcttccgttattcaaatattatataaaattctaaagcaaagatttaaaaattcgataaaaaattattttgaatttacgcttaactttttttttaaattacactaataaccacttatgaggaaccttattgtattacattttcaagttttttcagttttttgaccgagcaaaaattgtttatcaacaataatttaaaaaaaaaacttaatcgagaatgtcttatacctataaatagctcaaaaagagtcaatatattttgaaaatgttatcatgtacttacataaaatgctaatttaaacatttggcACTTGactctaatattaaattgttgagctataaaagtaggtaagtattaagtaatgtaataaaatctaaaaataaaaaaaaacatttggagaaagtttcaagtatctatacAGTTACAGTAGATCTCAAGTATCTTGAGTTACAGTATAGTTactcaaaaaaaacaaaatccatTTTGTTGGAAGCTGGTTTAGCGTAAAAATGCCTGTTCCTTATTTTTTCagatgcttttgaaaattactgggaatttagtaccaactagattcactttcaatCATTCTATGCATTGATTCATGTTTAtcaattataggtatttgtacCACATTTCGTTCTTTTTTGTTCGTTTTTTGTGAAgtagtttttcaatattaaataatgtgatttgtttttcaaaacgtTTGcgacaaaaatatgcaaatcgTTATACGGATCGTACTAATTCGTTAAGCATTTTGTTAATACCCACTACCTATATTCAGCAATACTTAGGTATCCAATATTCCAATCGTAGGTATGCGAAAGCTTAACTTGTGCACGGCATGAATGTTTAACCAAGAATTGAGGGTACCGAGGGTATGTTGTactattgtaggtacttacctactcatttaatataaaatattataacaatttacaaataattctcATAAAtcgattacaaatttaaatatactagaAGTAGACTCTCAATGGTTCAAAAAACACCATAAATCGAACTAAACGCTAATTTATTCCTCTGATAAATTCTTATATATTCGAATAAAAGTCGAATCCTCCTTTTCGGTCTCCTCCATAAATTGAAGCTATGGATGCAACGGTAGTTCATATtgcacaaattaatttttttggccagaacctctataaaatataaattgacctCATTTATTagctcaaataatttttttagtagtatCTACGGcttaactaatatataatatgtaatatgtatagtaatatgtttAGTAAGTATATCAGTTTAGGTACAGCATAatgccataatatataaatatttatacagcaTCAAGGAATAGTCGATACCTAACGACGGGCGCTGTAGGTAGGTAGAGTAGGAACTTATTACCGTTTATTTGTAGTAACTTCTCAAATCAGATTTATTTCTGATGGTCTATCGTTTATCATCGCCTTaaacagttaatattaattaaatacaaattgataAGCGGCTTGCAATATATCGGTTTAAATATCGGttcaaaaaaaaacctatatccGATTTACCGATTGTAATAATATCGGCCGGTATTAATGTCGGTTATCAGTATCGGGCCAGTTTTGGTATCCTAGCTTCTACTTCTACGCTTTCTACCATAATCAAACAAAAGGATCTTCTCtctatattgataattatattaaatatataaattcgcTCCATTAATTTGGGACCACAACAATGTAGGACATAATGATCAACttgaaaaagttcaaaataaagcTCACAGGTTTATATgtcataaatgtaatattcaaaGAATTCCTCACTCTggttacgataatattttaaaatcgttaaACTTAGAACCTTTAAACGTACGtagacatttataatacaacacCCTTCTCACCAAATTGCGAAATAACAAGATTgatgattcatttttattaagttaatcaAATTTCAAAGTCAAAAACCACTACACTCGCaacaatcatttattttatattcctcACTTATCTAAAAAGTATACGTCTTACGACctcgtaaatattttaatgtcttcGGGAAATAGcgaattattttagtaaacattgaatgtattatactcattattattattattattattattattattataatcattaatactattattataatcattattattattaatattattactactattctatatattaatcgttttatcttttattatgttatattttattattttaaattatataattatattatattattgttatctatacaaatatattgtgaATTGGACTTTTGtccgtataaataaataaataaataaattaaattaaatattaaattataataggtattgtataagcCCTGAGATTTTAGCTCAGGACAATTTCCGTATTCCCTCCTACAACTCGAGAAATCGTGATCTTTTTGCCATCCCACTGTTCAAGTGAAAATCAAGTAATAATGACTCATTCTTTGTTAGAGCTCTGAAACATGCTAATTTAGTCTCCACTGCCTTAGATTTTTTCAATACTACTCGTGATACTTTTAGATTTaagtgaattatattttttaaagaaacattataattctaatattaGCCCTAGTCAACCAGTGTtctcccagacagcattttttaacaataatattattggtaatagtattataacaacgttatactaatattatttgtgattataatgttataataatattattaaacaaaaaattgctgtctgggtagctctttatgtttttatataatatatctaattatttgtatacttacatacttttcttttttacttagttgtacataataattttatattctacaaattacttaatactatatttattattggtttaaacCACATTCAATTTAGTAAAAGGGCTAGTCctgttgaattataaaataaatatataaataaataatctacaCATCAAGGATGAGATGGGGTGGGGGTGTACTTACCTCAGCGGCAAAAATTCCTGATGTCTGATTACTTGGTTTACTCTATGCAAAccgaataatatttcaataggaTCCCTGCactattgcaatattatattgattttatatgtaGGATCTAATATTTCACTGCAACATGTAATATCACTTAagtctaaattttttatttttatataacatacattaatGATTGTATTTGCTGACATTCAAAAATCATTCCATATCTGTTGCCACAAAATatctcaacaatattataaaatgtcgaagtaatataaataattagtaaaaattgctAAGGtctacggttattagtttttgagttataccaaaaagtaaaattgattttttcaaaaattggttttgcataaaaattaccacttttttgtaattttttttacgcttttttaaaactatagttggcatttttaatttttacctcccaaaagtacctattagattcacttttctattagGCTGACCTTGAAAATCTGAGCATTTTTATTATCCAAAATGTTGCTgccagacagaaaaaaaacatacatattcattgtaaaattaattcattctTTCGCTctgttcaaaatctaaaaccaaaagtatttttttgttgttaaatattttaattattaacttattcttATGATCCAGCTAATTCATTCCACCGATATAGGTAGCAGGTAGCAATACGCTTATAACCATTTACTAACTACTACAGTACTAcctaattagtataattatttagtatttactaaactcggtagataaataaaactaaacatttgtacaatttaaatgaAGGACTGAAAGGAATGTTTGTTTTGGGTTGATGAGGATGGAATGAATAAAAGCTTGTAACATTAATACTCCTAGGTTTTCTAAACATATCAAGAgcctctataaaaaaaaaaaatatatataattgtttaaaattagagaattcaaatttaggtaaatattatacaggtaggtaacgttatcaatatttaaacaggTTTCAACTATTGCCAtggtatcaacattttcaaatttatcatcTTCAACTTTATTAACttgaattttttcattttctttttatgaAACATTGACACCTTGAaagtaaagttttaatttttaaaaaagtatagaaAAGTGAACTATT from the Acyrthosiphon pisum isolate AL4f chromosome X, pea_aphid_22Mar2018_4r6ur, whole genome shotgun sequence genome contains:
- the LOC100572971 gene encoding FAD-linked sulfhydryl oxidase ALR-like gives rise to the protein MEHNCPLNRVQLGYHTWNLLHTMVANYPDEPSPQKQEDIYQFFKLLARLYPCQACGRDFSHLLTQRPPVTNSQNTLSEWLCSIHNDVNQKIGKSIFDCNRVNERWRDGWNDGSCDQI